TCGTCAAAGTTCTAGATGTTCTCAAATATTCAAAGTCTGATACCCAGTTGCCTATGTTGAAAGAAAGGAACTTGTTCCGTAGTACATTTTTCTAAACGATGACGAAAATCCTACGCACATTTGTGGCCTATATAAAGTCTCATTGTTTCATTGACTCTCATCACTTTCAATATTAACCATTGCCATTCCTGGcgacataatttttattgagaaaaagagaaacacGTACAAGTGTGGCAGGGACGACCTAGAGGAGCACAAGGAAATTAAATGACTAGTCGTTTAGGTTTGGTTGGGTGCTTCATAGTTATAGTGGCTCTAGTACTCAAGGGTTCATCTGCAGCAACTTATACAGTTGGAGACGAATTGACATGGACCACTCCACCCGGTGGCGAAATTGCCTATAGCACCTGGGCTCGTTCGAAGTCTTTTAATATTGGTGACGTTATAGGTAAGCATTCATTAATATTTCTTCAAAGACAagatttaggtacagtacttaagtGATGTTTTTTAGGTTTCTCTCTTAAGATTCTactatgtgaattttttctcatagaATTGAAATGTATTCTTTAGTTAAGTAGTCAAGTGGCTCAATCTTAAATGAAAAACCTGAGGAACAGCATCTAAAGTattatacctaagttttatcatttctttaaaTGTCATAGACTATGATCAATCTCACCTTTAATCTTTGGAAGaattgttgcatttatttttacatgATTAATGTAATATCTTttactaaaaaacaattaaattattGGGGAAGCATTGGTTTGAATTCGAATAATTAATGATCttctttcctctcttcctcattGAATAGTTGGACAATGCTTAAATGAATaaagttctctctctcccccccccccccccccccccccaaaaacaaataaatagatTTAACCATGTAACTATTGATTAATACAAttatatgattaaatttaattaaagaatattaGAAACAACATCTAAGTAACTTTACTTAAATTTTGTCCTAACTCACTATTCACTagaataaagaatttgaaaaaattttaaatttcatttttttggccCTAACTCACTATTCACTAGAATAAAGAAttcgaaaaaattttaaatttcattttttttggctGATATATATTCTAGGTACTTGCCGtttatttgtcctttttttttttttttttttttttttgtgggttgtaACATTATGTatctttattttcaaaagataCTGCCTCATGGTTATATAGccctcacaaattttttttttcaatataaggaaaaatattgaagatttaaataaagtagctggttatgatgaatgctagctttttctttaaaataaataaattattattaatggatattttcttcttcttttaatttttttttttttccttttcttttcaaccttCTCCAGTGTTCAACTGGACTGGGACGCACGATGTTGCTGAAGtggcaaaagaaaattatgataACTGCACAGACACTGCCATTGGTTCAATACAAACAACCAGCCCAGCAAATTTCACTCTAACTACCAACGCTACTCGCTATTTCATCTGCACCATTAGTTCCCACTGTGAAGTTGGCCAGAAGGTGACCATTGGCATTGGATCAGATTTCTGGAACTCCGCCTCATCTCTCAAATATGGTGCCTTGTCTGCTGTTCTGTCCACCATAGCCATCTCGTTCTTGACATTTTTCTGAAGTTCAACATATCTATTATAGTAGATTTCCACTTGCATTAtagtctttgttttttctttaatttttgttatgccAATATTCTTCTTGTAGTTTGGTACACTAGATAGCATGAATCACGTACCAATACCATATACTGGAGTGaattacaataataaaattgatcACAGCTCATTTCATTGATAGGTTATTATGAATTGATAGTCTTTTActcttttatatgttttgttgattttggaTTGTACCTGTGATTATTCGCGGCCCCCCTATGGGCATTATGGCTTTatgaattaaattatttatcacGTGGAACAGGTAGAGTTGCAATTCTTTtggcttcctcttcttcttcttctctctcttctttttttttttttttttggcattaaattaAGATAAACGCAGTAagacaagtacaaaatagtGTAGGTGTGTGAAAAGTGAGAACCACGATTCAAGCTAGCCATAATTATTTGGTTCCTCCAATATCAAATCTCATGGTGCAGATTGAACTATAGATATCATCGCTTAAATTGAAAtgcttacaaaaataaatatcaccaaaattttttatttta
This DNA window, taken from Quercus robur chromosome 2, dhQueRobu3.1, whole genome shotgun sequence, encodes the following:
- the LOC126715418 gene encoding stellacyanin-like; translation: MTSRLGLVGCFIVIVALVLKGSSAATYTVGDELTWTTPPGGEIAYSTWARSKSFNIGDVIVFNWTGTHDVAEVAKENYDNCTDTAIGSIQTTSPANFTLTTNATRYFICTISSHCEVGQKVTIGIGSDFWNSASSLKYGALSAVLSTIAISFLTFF